A window from bacterium encodes these proteins:
- a CDS encoding DUF1254 domain-containing protein, with product MVRVTIVPPLVACEQEEAKEVAIKRLQRLGWLPLLAITLGALPGNAQQTPALSEQEAYDLGSEAYVYGYPLVTMDTTRRVMTNVPRPEARRAPMGQFVNLRSYPDATFRDVTAPNADTLYSTAWLDLAKEPYVLHVPDEAGRYYLMPMLSGWTDVFASPGSRTTGTKAQDFAIVGPGWKGALPKGITKIQAPTTMVWILGRTYCTGTPADYQAVHAIQDQYKLMPLSAYGKPYTPPSAVTVDPNVDMKTPVREQVNAMDAGAYFKRLAILMKENPPAPADAPMVRMLARLGIVPGQAFDLGKLDPAMARGLVRAVADGPGRIAAEGPKLGKRTNGWTVFLNLGTYGTDYLLRAATAYAGLGANLPQDAVYPLTARDASGNPLNGANRYVMHFAKGQMPPVKAFWSLTLYNDQFFFVDNPLHRYTLSPRDPLKYNPDGSLDLYIQHDSPGQEKESNWLPAPIGPFILMQRLYWPEAPILEGSWAPPPVQRAR from the coding sequence ATGGTTAGAGTCACCATCGTCCCCCCGCTCGTAGCATGCGAGCAAGAAGAGGCGAAAGAAGTGGCGATTAAGCGATTGCAGCGGCTGGGTTGGCTACCATTGCTCGCCATCACGCTCGGAGCGCTGCCGGGAAACGCCCAGCAAACTCCGGCGCTGAGCGAGCAAGAGGCTTACGACCTGGGGAGCGAGGCCTACGTGTACGGCTACCCCCTGGTCACCATGGACACCACCCGGCGGGTGATGACCAACGTGCCGCGCCCCGAAGCGCGGCGCGCGCCCATGGGGCAGTTCGTCAACCTGCGCTCCTACCCGGATGCCACCTTCCGGGATGTCACGGCGCCCAACGCTGACACGCTCTACTCGACCGCTTGGCTCGATCTTGCCAAGGAGCCCTACGTCCTGCACGTGCCCGATGAGGCGGGGCGCTACTACCTGATGCCGATGCTCTCCGGCTGGACGGACGTGTTCGCCTCGCCGGGCAGCCGTACGACGGGGACCAAGGCGCAGGATTTCGCCATCGTTGGGCCCGGCTGGAAGGGGGCCCTGCCGAAGGGCATCACCAAGATCCAGGCGCCGACGACGATGGTCTGGATCCTGGGGCGCACCTACTGTACCGGCACCCCCGCCGACTATCAGGCCGTGCACGCCATCCAGGATCAGTACAAGCTGATGCCGCTCAGCGCCTACGGCAAGCCCTATACCCCGCCTTCGGCCGTGACGGTGGATCCGAACGTCGATATGAAGACCCCGGTCAGAGAGCAGGTCAACGCGATGGATGCGGGGGCCTACTTCAAGCGTCTGGCGATCCTGATGAAGGAGAATCCCCCGGCCCCTGCGGATGCTCCGATGGTGCGAATGCTCGCCCGGCTGGGCATCGTGCCGGGCCAGGCCTTCGACTTGGGCAAGCTCGACCCGGCAATGGCTCGGGGCCTCGTGCGGGCCGTTGCGGACGGCCCCGGGCGCATCGCGGCCGAGGGGCCAAAGCTCGGCAAACGGACGAACGGCTGGACCGTGTTCCTGAACCTGGGCACCTACGGCACCGACTACCTCCTTCGGGCGGCCACGGCCTATGCGGGGCTCGGCGCGAACCTGCCTCAGGATGCCGTGTATCCGCTCACCGCGAGGGATGCGAGCGGCAACCCCCTGAACGGGGCCAATCGTTACGTCATGCACTTTGCAAAGGGCCAGATGCCCCCAGTCAAGGCTTTCTGGTCTCTGACGCTGTACAACGACCAGTTCTTCTTCGTCGACAACCCCTTGCACCGCTACACCCTCAGCCCGCGCGACCCCCTCAAGTACAACCCGGATGGTTCGCTGGATCTCTACATCCAGCACGACTCGCCCGGACAGGAAAAGGAGTCGAACTGGCTGCCCGCACCCATAGGTCCCTTCATCCTGATGCAGCGCCTCTACTGGCCCGAAGCGCCGATCCTGGAGGGGAGCTGGGCGCCGCCCCCCGTGCAGCGGGCTCGGTAG
- a CDS encoding fumarylacetoacetate hydrolase family protein, with amino-acid sequence MPAASSVDPPFTDAEALARLLHEAEAKRQLILPLTERLPALTPREAYGIQQALVERSQAEGARLVGYKLGFTSLAKQAAMGVYEPIYGTLLEGMQGVDGGSLPLDRFIHPRVEPEVAFVMGRDLSGPAVTEQDVRAATASLHPALDVIDSRYEAFRFQLPDVIADNASGAAFVLGPAIASFQDLDLAALEVAFYQNGRRVSQGTGKDVMGSPAQAVAWLARALHAQGRILPAGAVVLSGALVAPLAVSAGDAFEARFGSLGNVSLTFAPQEA; translated from the coding sequence ATGCCTGCCGCATCATCCGTTGACCCACCCTTCACCGATGCGGAGGCCCTCGCGCGGCTCCTTCACGAGGCCGAGGCGAAAAGGCAGCTCATCTTGCCGCTCACCGAGCGTCTGCCTGCCCTCACGCCGCGCGAAGCCTACGGGATCCAGCAGGCGCTGGTGGAGCGCAGCCAGGCTGAGGGCGCGCGGCTCGTGGGCTACAAGCTCGGCTTCACCAGCCTGGCCAAGCAAGCAGCGATGGGCGTTTACGAGCCTATCTACGGCACGCTGCTCGAAGGCATGCAGGGGGTGGATGGAGGCAGCCTGCCTCTCGACCGCTTCATTCATCCCCGGGTGGAGCCCGAGGTCGCCTTCGTGATGGGGCGTGACCTCTCGGGCCCGGCCGTGACGGAGCAGGACGTGCGCGCGGCGACGGCCAGCCTGCATCCGGCGCTCGACGTGATTGACAGCCGGTACGAGGCCTTTCGCTTCCAGTTGCCGGACGTCATCGCGGACAACGCCTCGGGAGCGGCCTTCGTCTTGGGGCCTGCGATCGCAAGCTTTCAGGACCTGGACCTCGCAGCACTCGAAGTCGCCTTCTACCAAAACGGCCGGCGAGTCTCGCAGGGGACGGGCAAGGACGTGATGGGGAGCCCCGCGCAGGCTGTCGCTTGGCTGGCCCGTGCACTCCATGCGCAGGGCCGCATCCTGCCCGCCGGGGCGGTGGTGCTGAGTGGCGCGCTGGTCGCTCCGCTCGCCGTTTCGGCCGGCGACGCCTTCGAGGCTCGCTTCGGCTCGCTCGGGAACGTCTCGCTCACCTTCGCACCCCAGGAGGCCTGA
- a CDS encoding 2-hydroxymuconate tautomerase family protein has protein sequence MPIIRVEMLEGRSAEAKAALMRRLTQAAVETLGVEPGRVRVLLHELPPENWGVAGEPLSPPTPVKGD, from the coding sequence ATGCCCATCATTCGCGTGGAAATGCTCGAAGGCCGTTCGGCCGAGGCGAAGGCGGCCCTCATGCGTCGCCTCACGCAGGCCGCGGTGGAGACCCTGGGAGTCGAACCCGGGCGCGTCCGGGTGCTCTTGCACGAGCTCCCGCCCGAAAACTGGGGAGTCGCCGGAGAGCCGCTCTCACCCCCGACCCCCGTAAAAGGCGACTAG
- a CDS encoding dienelactone hydrolase family protein, which yields MKRTVHGLPTHVFEAQDPKAPLVVALHGIGSNEDDLPNAYQPLADRVALAFPRSPLSHPPGYAWYRLIRFGVPEEASFAQALEILDAWLDELRQLPGMAERPLVLSGFSQGAIMSLSYALRHPEKVAGVMAFSGYIPQLVLDALPSGSSEGADLKVFLTLGQRDALFPFAWLAQSAQQLQARGIQPEVVAHDGGHEIPPPVMEAAIAWLSRAFSI from the coding sequence ATGAAACGTACGGTACACGGCCTTCCCACCCATGTCTTCGAGGCCCAGGACCCCAAGGCGCCGCTGGTCGTCGCGCTGCACGGGATCGGCTCGAACGAGGACGACTTGCCGAACGCTTACCAGCCGCTGGCGGATCGCGTCGCGCTCGCTTTCCCCCGCAGCCCCCTTTCCCATCCGCCGGGTTATGCCTGGTATCGCTTGATCCGCTTCGGCGTCCCCGAAGAAGCCTCTTTTGCGCAGGCCCTCGAGATCCTGGATGCTTGGCTCGACGAGCTGCGCCAGCTTCCCGGCATGGCCGAGCGCCCGCTGGTCCTCTCGGGATTCAGCCAAGGTGCCATCATGTCCCTCTCGTACGCCCTGCGGCACCCGGAAAAGGTGGCGGGCGTCATGGCGTTCAGCGGCTACATCCCCCAGCTCGTGCTGGACGCGCTGCCGTCAGGATCGTCGGAAGGTGCCGACCTCAAGGTCTTCCTGACGCTGGGGCAGCGAGACGCCCTCTTCCCCTTCGCCTGGCTCGCTCAGAGCGCCCAGCAGCTTCAGGCCCGAGGCATCCAGCCCGAGGTGGTCGCGCACGACGGCGGCCACGAGATCCCGCCCCCGGTGATGGAGGCTGCGATCGCCTGGTTGAGTCGCGCCTTCTCGATCTGA
- a CDS encoding dioxygenase: MARLPALFVSHGAPTLAIEPMPARAFLSGLGERLGKPKAILAVSAHWETIVPTLSLAVKPQTIYDFGRYPEELFRMTYPAPGAPALAERIAEAIGAAGLPSALHPSRGLDHGAWIPLKLMYPEADIPVVQLSIQPRRSPLDHWRLGEALRPLRDEGILVIGSGSASHNLGELRQHRHDPTPPEWVSTFDRWLAEAVRQGQKDELLDYLQKAPHALRNHPTPDHILPLFVAAGAGAPQSAGEVIHESYGWGIISMAAYSFA, from the coding sequence ATGGCCAGGCTCCCCGCCCTCTTCGTCTCTCACGGTGCTCCGACCCTTGCGATCGAGCCGATGCCGGCGCGCGCCTTCCTCTCGGGCCTGGGCGAACGGCTCGGCAAGCCGAAGGCGATCCTCGCCGTCTCGGCCCACTGGGAGACGATCGTCCCCACCCTGAGCCTCGCCGTGAAACCCCAGACGATTTACGACTTCGGCCGCTATCCCGAAGAGCTCTTCCGGATGACGTACCCCGCCCCCGGAGCCCCCGCGCTCGCCGAGCGGATCGCCGAGGCGATCGGGGCCGCGGGCCTTCCGAGCGCCCTGCACCCGAGCCGTGGCCTCGATCACGGGGCCTGGATCCCCCTGAAGCTGATGTATCCGGAGGCCGACATCCCGGTCGTGCAGCTCTCGATCCAGCCGCGCCGCAGCCCCCTCGATCACTGGCGCCTGGGCGAAGCGCTCAGGCCCCTGCGCGACGAAGGCATCCTCGTGATCGGCAGCGGGTCCGCGAGCCACAACCTTGGTGAGCTGCGCCAGCACCGCCACGATCCTACCCCGCCGGAGTGGGTCAGCACTTTCGATCGCTGGCTCGCCGAGGCGGTGCGTCAGGGCCAAAAAGACGAACTGCTCGATTACCTGCAAAAGGCTCCCCATGCCCTGCGGAACCACCCCACCCCGGACCACATCCTGCCCCTGTTCGTGGCAGCAGGCGCCGGCGCCCCGCAGAGCGCTGGCGAAGTGATCCACGAGAGCTACGGCTGGGGGATCATCAGCATGGCGGCCTATTCCTTCGCGTGA
- a CDS encoding cupin domain-containing protein, whose protein sequence is MALKTPIFEKRSFLKPDETRTFEKGQIEVFEFAGSTVGKITLQPGWRWSTSLKPVAKTEYCEEAHFNYILSGRLHLQTKDGRSLEVGPGDVMKLTEPHDSWVLGDEPFVALEFEAARTYAKR, encoded by the coding sequence ATGGCACTCAAGACGCCGATTTTCGAGAAACGCTCGTTCCTGAAGCCGGACGAGACGCGGACTTTCGAGAAGGGGCAGATAGAGGTCTTCGAGTTCGCGGGCTCTACCGTCGGGAAGATTACGCTTCAACCTGGCTGGCGCTGGTCAACATCGCTCAAGCCCGTGGCGAAGACCGAGTACTGCGAGGAGGCGCACTTCAACTACATCTTGTCCGGGCGTTTGCACCTCCAGACGAAGGACGGTCGGAGCCTGGAGGTCGGCCCCGGCGACGTCATGAAATTAACCGAGCCGCACGATTCCTGGGTCCTCGGAGATGAGCCCTTCGTGGCCCTTGAGTTCGAGGCGGCTAGGACCTACGCCAAGCGATGA
- a CDS encoding AAA family ATPase produces MLYLRSIAPRTEAAFPEGYPFDVPLVRALEGLEFRSSVTFLVGENGSGKSTLMEAIAAGVGSITVGGVDVSRDPTLGSARRLAEHLRFAWARRTRRGFYMRAEDFFNFAQRINHLRQDLADDAEDAESRYSGYGRLLATSSLRGQKAALEKSYGDLHANSHGEGFLKLFQSRFVPGGLYLLDEPEAPLSPLRQLTFLALLKDMVDQQAQFIIATHSPIILAFPGASILSCDQAPIREVPYDELEHVRLTRDFLQNPQAFLRHL; encoded by the coding sequence ATGCTCTACCTGCGCAGCATCGCCCCTCGAACCGAGGCCGCCTTTCCCGAAGGCTATCCGTTCGACGTTCCCCTCGTTCGTGCCCTCGAAGGCCTGGAGTTCCGAAGCTCCGTCACCTTCCTCGTGGGCGAGAACGGCAGCGGCAAATCGACCCTCATGGAAGCGATCGCAGCCGGGGTCGGATCCATCACGGTGGGCGGCGTCGACGTCAGCCGCGATCCCACCCTGGGATCGGCGCGCCGCCTGGCGGAGCACCTCCGCTTCGCCTGGGCCCGCCGTACCCGCCGGGGCTTCTACATGCGCGCTGAGGACTTCTTCAACTTCGCGCAGCGCATCAACCACCTGAGACAGGACCTCGCGGACGACGCCGAAGATGCCGAGTCGCGCTACAGCGGGTACGGGCGACTCCTTGCCACCAGTTCGCTGCGCGGGCAGAAGGCGGCCCTCGAGAAGAGCTACGGGGACCTTCACGCCAACTCGCATGGCGAAGGCTTCCTCAAGCTCTTCCAATCGCGTTTCGTCCCGGGTGGGCTCTACCTGCTGGACGAACCCGAGGCGCCCCTCTCCCCCTTGCGGCAGCTGACCTTTCTGGCGCTGCTCAAGGACATGGTGGATCAGCAGGCCCAGTTCATCATCGCGACCCATTCCCCGATCATCCTGGCCTTTCCCGGGGCGAGCATCCTGAGCTGTGATCAGGCGCCGATTCGTGAAGTCCCCTATGACGAGCTGGAGCACGTCCGGCTGACCCGCGACTTCCTCCAGAATCCGCAAGCCTTTCTGAGGCACCTCTGA
- a CDS encoding LysM peptidoglycan-binding domain-containing protein codes for MPSSINSNQASTRRPGASATHTVKAGETLSTVAAKVLGSAKRWPELYELNKGIIGADPNRLRAGMVLKLPQGTAPAPSEAPKEPQKPSGKTLPSDRFEPTPQKPHTPRGEKTLIEAYGAFVERQTAALMAKGIEIDCADLAAKLLTDFCKENGIPNPFGSKANWRVYRPEAPGGLPNVHGPNYFLPEINADNLAKGYAKPVSDANGNGVAGFNRATGEVDVGDLRAGDILFYDWDRNGIVNHTVNVLGVEQDGTVHLAFGTYNNLGNSGPVTWENLDLQAIQRLELKPGTDDYKQWLGEGSSIHSVRRFKVLTEPNA; via the coding sequence ATGCCCAGCTCGATCAACAGCAACCAGGCAAGCACCCGACGCCCTGGCGCCAGCGCGACCCACACGGTCAAGGCCGGTGAGACCCTCTCGACCGTCGCCGCCAAGGTCCTGGGCAGCGCCAAGCGCTGGCCGGAGCTCTACGAGCTCAATAAGGGCATCATCGGGGCCGACCCCAATCGCCTCAGAGCGGGGATGGTGCTGAAGCTGCCGCAGGGCACCGCTCCGGCCCCCTCGGAGGCGCCGAAGGAGCCCCAGAAGCCTTCCGGCAAGACCCTGCCGAGCGATCGCTTCGAGCCCACCCCCCAAAAGCCCCACACCCCGCGCGGCGAAAAGACGCTGATCGAGGCGTACGGCGCCTTCGTCGAGCGTCAAACCGCCGCGCTCATGGCCAAGGGCATCGAGATCGACTGCGCCGACCTCGCAGCCAAGCTGCTGACGGATTTTTGCAAGGAGAACGGGATCCCCAACCCGTTCGGTAGCAAGGCCAACTGGCGCGTCTACCGCCCCGAGGCGCCCGGGGGCCTGCCGAACGTGCACGGGCCCAACTACTTCCTCCCGGAGATCAACGCCGACAATCTCGCCAAGGGCTACGCCAAGCCCGTGAGCGATGCGAACGGCAACGGGGTGGCCGGCTTCAATCGTGCCACCGGCGAAGTGGACGTGGGCGATCTGCGCGCCGGGGACATCCTCTTCTACGACTGGGACCGCAACGGCATCGTCAACCACACCGTCAACGTGCTCGGGGTGGAGCAGGACGGCACCGTCCATCTCGCCTTCGGCACCTACAACAACCTGGGCAACTCTGGCCCCGTCACCTGGGAGAACCTGGACCTGCAAGCCATCCAGCGGCTGGAGCTGAAGCCCGGCACCGACGACTACAAGCAATGGCTCGGGGAGGGCAGCTCGATCCATAGCGTCCGGCGCTTCAAGGTACTGACCGAACCCAACGCCTAA
- a CDS encoding SRPBCC family protein, with protein MSATTHLSEGNVADREIVLTRLLDAPRELVFKVWTDPKHIEQWWGPHGFTATVHEMAVKPGGTWRFLMRSAEHGDFPNKVVYREVVAPERLVFDHGADGDDEAGTFLVTVTFEEEDGKTRLTQRMVFKTAAERDETVAFGAIELGYQTLDRLGAHLATL; from the coding sequence ATGAGCGCTACGACCCACCTGAGCGAAGGAAACGTCGCCGATCGCGAGATCGTCCTCACGCGCCTGCTCGACGCGCCCCGGGAGCTGGTGTTCAAGGTGTGGACGGATCCGAAGCACATCGAGCAGTGGTGGGGGCCTCACGGCTTCACCGCCACCGTTCACGAAATGGCCGTGAAACCGGGCGGCACCTGGCGCTTCCTGATGCGCTCGGCCGAGCACGGCGACTTCCCGAACAAGGTCGTCTACCGCGAAGTCGTGGCGCCTGAGCGCTTGGTCTTCGACCACGGCGCGGACGGTGACGACGAGGCCGGAACCTTTCTCGTGACGGTGACCTTCGAGGAGGAGGACGGCAAGACGCGCCTCACCCAGCGGATGGTCTTCAAGACGGCCGCCGAGCGGGATGAGACCGTGGCGTTCGGCGCAATCGAGCTGGGCTACCAGACCCTCGATCGCCTCGGCGCGCACCTGGCGACGCTCTAA
- a CDS encoding winged helix-turn-helix transcriptional regulator, whose protein sequence is MSADRLSTTFAALADPTRRAILTRLASGEATVTELAKPFDLTLPAVSKHLKVLERAGLISRAKEAQWRPCKLEVGPIRDAAEWMEAYRQFWDESLDRLESYLRDLQEQEKRNDPTKP, encoded by the coding sequence ATGTCGGCTGATCGCCTGAGCACCACCTTCGCAGCCTTGGCCGATCCCACCCGGCGGGCCATCCTCACCCGGCTGGCTTCGGGCGAGGCCACGGTCACCGAGCTTGCCAAGCCCTTCGATTTGACCCTGCCCGCCGTCTCCAAGCACCTCAAGGTCCTGGAGCGGGCAGGGCTCATCTCGCGGGCCAAAGAGGCCCAATGGCGGCCATGCAAGCTCGAAGTGGGGCCCATCCGGGATGCCGCCGAGTGGATGGAGGCGTATCGCCAATTCTGGGACGAGAGCCTCGACCGCCTTGAGAGCTACCTTCGCGACCTGCAAGAACAGGAGAAGAGAAATGACCCAACCAAGCCATAG
- a CDS encoding alkylphosphonate utilization protein translates to MAVRDSNGNVLNDGDSVHVIKDLKVKGTSVTLKRGTLIKNIRLTENEEEIECNAEKVKGLVLKTCFLKKA, encoded by the coding sequence ATGGCAGTGAGAGATAGCAACGGCAACGTGCTCAACGATGGCGACTCCGTGCACGTCATCAAGGACCTGAAGGTGAAGGGCACGTCCGTGACGCTCAAGCGTGGCACGCTCATCAAGAACATTCGCCTGACCGAGAATGAAGAAGAGATCGAGTGCAACGCGGAAAAGGTCAAGGGCCTCGTCCTGAAGACCTGCTTCCTGAAGAAGGCGTAA
- a CDS encoding GNAT family N-acetyltransferase: MDTTITFKALAETDLPLLHAWLSRPHVTEWWEPTPTPEEVREDYLPRLAPQATLPLDAPAGVVQYLACEAGEPFAFVQAYRVMAHQDEGWWLDETDPCALGTDQFIGLPDRLGQGLGTRMLRAFIAFLFADPRVTVIQTDPSPDNARAIACYRKVGFREVGPVETLDGPALLMRITRQDAAAC; the protein is encoded by the coding sequence ATGGACACGACGATCACCTTCAAAGCCCTCGCCGAAACTGATCTCCCGCTGCTGCACGCGTGGCTCTCTCGCCCACACGTGACCGAATGGTGGGAGCCCACGCCCACGCCCGAAGAGGTGCGCGAGGACTACTTGCCGCGCCTGGCGCCGCAGGCGACCCTGCCGCTCGACGCTCCGGCCGGCGTGGTGCAGTACCTGGCGTGCGAGGCGGGCGAACCCTTCGCCTTCGTGCAGGCCTACCGGGTCATGGCCCATCAGGACGAGGGTTGGTGGCTGGACGAGACCGATCCCTGCGCCCTGGGCACCGACCAGTTCATCGGCTTGCCCGATCGCCTGGGCCAGGGACTGGGCACGCGCATGCTGCGCGCTTTCATTGCCTTCCTCTTCGCGGATCCCCGGGTGACCGTCATCCAGACGGATCCCAGTCCCGACAACGCACGCGCGATCGCCTGTTATCGCAAGGTCGGCTTCCGTGAGGTCGGCCCCGTGGAAACCCTCGATGGCCCAGCCCTCTTGATGCGCATCACGCGCCAGGATGCCGCAGCCTGCTAG
- a CDS encoding TetR family transcriptional regulator: MHMKERILAAARELAATKPLDQISLAEVARQLGISWPTVRRHVGDAKQLRALLADQQPPGLSHVDTRGRILQAAATIFARHGYSEATLDQVAAEAGLTKGSVYWHFASKSDLFLTLLDVRIQAQLAGFPALIQTLSQTPDFQSGLASVLTLQFQSFLADPDWPRLFLEFASRSRERGLQERLAGYYLAIREALSTEIKRMQAEGLIASDIDPVALAILYTAMLDGLMEAWVIDPVRIDPPALASSLARLLWQGARPNPSL; the protein is encoded by the coding sequence TTGCACATGAAGGAGCGCATCTTGGCGGCTGCGCGTGAATTGGCAGCCACCAAGCCCCTGGATCAAATCAGCCTCGCAGAGGTGGCGCGACAACTCGGGATCAGTTGGCCGACGGTCCGCCGTCACGTGGGTGACGCAAAGCAGCTGAGAGCCCTCTTGGCGGATCAGCAACCGCCAGGGCTCTCGCACGTCGATACCCGAGGGCGGATCCTCCAGGCCGCCGCGACGATCTTTGCCCGCCATGGGTACTCGGAAGCCACGCTCGATCAAGTTGCCGCGGAGGCGGGGTTGACCAAGGGAAGCGTCTACTGGCACTTTGCCAGCAAGAGCGACTTGTTCCTCACCCTGCTCGATGTGCGGATCCAAGCACAGCTCGCTGGCTTCCCGGCGCTCATCCAGACGCTGTCCCAGACACCGGACTTTCAGAGCGGCCTCGCGTCAGTCCTGACCCTCCAGTTCCAATCGTTCCTGGCCGATCCCGATTGGCCTCGGCTTTTCCTGGAGTTCGCGAGCCGCAGCCGAGAGCGAGGGCTTCAGGAGCGCCTGGCCGGATACTATCTCGCCATCCGTGAAGCGCTGTCGACGGAGATCAAGCGGATGCAGGCCGAGGGCCTCATCGCCTCCGACATAGACCCCGTCGCGCTCGCCATCCTCTACACCGCCATGCTGGACGGTCTGATGGAAGCCTGGGTCATCGATCCGGTGCGGATCGATCCGCCCGCCCTGGCCTCAAGCCTGGCGCGGCTCCTCTGGCAAGGCGCACGGCCGAATCCCTCTCTTTGA
- a CDS encoding DJ-1/PfpI family protein — protein MRTFPQRLAVLCALLLIHAPLAARADQAPAATSGEASKPAIAPTPEAIAPYQARFGRTRPLVAVIGENSGTEVTDYVVPYGVLTQSGVADVVALATQQGPIQLLPALKIEPQDTIAAFDARYPKGADYVIVPAVHRNDDPALVGWVASQASKGATVIGVCDGVWVVANARLLKERRATGHWFSRADLERKFSETRWQKNLRYVADGTVVTTTGVTASIPASLALVEAIAGRERATKLAKELGEVDWTPAHRSDDFRLSAGHLFTAASNTLAFWAHEEVGLQVGPGTDEIALALVADAYSRTYRSKALAIAQMQGAIRTRRGLSLLPDKVSDASKPSVRMLPSFDAMPAVSALDWALAGIEASYGRATAAFVALQIEYPARPDGNGRAGQ, from the coding sequence ATGAGAACCTTCCCCCAGCGCCTGGCCGTCTTGTGCGCCCTGCTCTTGATTCACGCCCCGCTGGCGGCGCGTGCCGACCAGGCGCCTGCCGCGACTTCGGGTGAGGCTTCGAAGCCGGCGATCGCGCCGACTCCGGAAGCGATCGCGCCTTACCAGGCGAGGTTCGGGCGCACCCGGCCGCTGGTCGCCGTCATCGGCGAAAACAGCGGGACCGAAGTGACGGATTACGTGGTTCCCTATGGTGTTCTCACTCAGTCGGGGGTGGCGGACGTCGTCGCCTTGGCCACGCAGCAGGGGCCGATCCAGCTGCTTCCTGCGCTGAAGATTGAGCCTCAGGACACGATCGCTGCGTTCGACGCTCGCTATCCCAAGGGGGCTGATTACGTCATCGTGCCGGCCGTTCACCGCAATGACGATCCGGCCCTGGTGGGCTGGGTGGCCTCTCAAGCATCCAAGGGAGCGACGGTCATCGGTGTCTGCGATGGGGTGTGGGTCGTCGCGAATGCCCGGCTTCTGAAGGAGCGCCGCGCCACGGGGCACTGGTTCTCACGGGCTGATCTCGAACGAAAGTTCTCCGAGACGCGCTGGCAGAAGAATCTGCGCTATGTCGCGGACGGCACCGTGGTGACGACCACGGGCGTGACCGCCTCGATTCCGGCGTCGCTGGCGTTGGTCGAAGCCATCGCCGGCCGAGAGCGGGCGACCAAGCTTGCCAAGGAGCTGGGCGAGGTCGATTGGACGCCGGCTCACCGCAGTGACGACTTTCGACTGAGCGCAGGGCACCTCTTCACGGCAGCGAGCAACACGCTGGCCTTCTGGGCACACGAGGAGGTAGGCCTCCAGGTTGGCCCAGGAACCGATGAAATCGCGCTCGCTTTGGTCGCCGATGCTTATTCGCGCACCTATCGCTCGAAGGCGCTGGCGATCGCCCAGATGCAGGGGGCCATCCGGACGCGGCGAGGGTTGAGCCTGCTGCCGGACAAGGTCTCGGATGCCTCGAAGCCGTCTGTCCGCATGCTGCCTTCGTTCGACGCGATGCCTGCGGTGTCGGCGCTGGATTGGGCGCTCGCCGGCATCGAGGCCTCTTATGGCCGTGCCACCGCTGCCTTCGTGGCGCTCCAGATCGAGTACCCTGCTCGTCCTGACGGAAATGGACGAGCAGGCCAATAG
- a CDS encoding VOC family protein, translating to MASTPTASPSKFVWRELLTLDPESAKRFYGELFGWQWTAMPMGEGHAPYNQAAIGDKTVAGILQLDCELDAAFWAPYIAVADVDGATETAASLGASVVVPPTDLPEVGRFSFLHDPQGAAFYLFCAANGESTDAEPTPGEFCWEHLNTSDPAGAIAFYTKLTGWGTQSFGPVTFLTHGAEAKPLGVVSQAPAGMPAHWLSYVLVDDLAATNAKAKALGAEVIEERIEVPGKGAFALLKDPSGALFMLSEPETKKQ from the coding sequence ATGGCTTCGACCCCCACCGCATCCCCCAGCAAGTTCGTCTGGCGTGAGCTCCTCACCCTCGACCCGGAAAGCGCCAAGCGCTTCTACGGCGAGCTCTTCGGCTGGCAGTGGACCGCGATGCCGATGGGCGAAGGTCACGCCCCCTACAACCAGGCAGCGATCGGCGACAAGACCGTGGCGGGAATCCTGCAGCTCGACTGCGAGCTCGACGCGGCCTTCTGGGCCCCATACATCGCCGTGGCGGACGTCGACGGCGCGACCGAAACGGCCGCCTCTCTCGGCGCCTCGGTGGTGGTGCCCCCGACGGATCTGCCCGAGGTCGGTCGCTTCTCCTTCTTGCACGATCCCCAGGGCGCGGCCTTCTACCTGTTCTGTGCCGCGAACGGTGAAAGCACCGACGCCGAGCCCACCCCCGGCGAATTCTGCTGGGAGCACCTCAACACCTCGGATCCCGCGGGCGCGATCGCGTTCTACACCAAGCTCACCGGCTGGGGCACCCAGTCGTTCGGCCCCGTGACCTTCCTCACCCACGGCGCCGAGGCGAAGCCCCTCGGCGTGGTCTCGCAGGCTCCGGCTGGCATGCCGGCCCATTGGCTCTCCTACGTGCTGGTCGACGATCTCGCCGCCACCAACGCCAAGGCCAAGGCGCTGGGCGCCGAGGTCATCGAGGAGCGGATCGAGGTCCCCGGAAAGGGCGCGTTCGCCCTGCTCAAGGACCCGTCCGGCGCGCTGTTCATGCTCTCCGAGCCGGAGACGAAAAAGCAGTAG